The proteins below come from a single Salinivibrio kushneri genomic window:
- a CDS encoding histone deacetylase, protein MLPLIYHPIYSDFPLPEGHRYPLQKYRLLFERLQALALPVEFYRPSAAQREVIDAIHDPAYVSQLLEGSLPLVKMRRIGFPWSESLIKRSLTSLGGTTLTVDQALRTGLAIHLTGGYHHAHYDFGSGFCLFNDLMIAARHALTQPGIETVMIVDCDVHHGDGTAALASSHPDIVTFSVHCEKNFPSRKPSSTLDLPLPIGTQDNDYLDAFLPLLDLALAQHRPDMVIYDAGVDVHKDDALGYLSLSTEGIFQRDTGVLSRCAAHQIPVAAVIGGGYHDTHDQLIPLHEQLIQAAITHFPDFSASLEAS, encoded by the coding sequence GTGCTACCACTGATATACCACCCCATTTACTCTGATTTTCCGCTTCCCGAGGGTCACCGTTATCCACTGCAAAAGTACCGGCTACTTTTTGAGCGCTTGCAAGCACTTGCCTTGCCGGTTGAGTTTTACCGGCCAAGCGCCGCACAAAGAGAGGTCATTGACGCCATTCATGACCCCGCCTATGTAAGTCAATTACTCGAGGGAAGCTTGCCTTTGGTAAAAATGCGTCGTATTGGGTTTCCTTGGAGCGAGTCGCTAATAAAACGCAGTTTAACCTCTCTGGGCGGCACCACATTAACGGTGGATCAGGCATTGCGCACGGGTCTGGCTATTCACCTTACTGGCGGTTACCACCATGCCCACTATGATTTTGGCAGTGGCTTTTGCTTATTTAACGACTTGATGATTGCCGCCCGTCATGCGCTCACTCAACCGGGGATAGAGACGGTAATGATCGTCGATTGTGATGTTCACCACGGTGACGGCACCGCCGCGCTGGCCTCCTCACATCCAGATATTGTGACCTTTTCCGTCCACTGTGAGAAAAACTTTCCCTCGCGAAAACCATCATCAACGCTTGATTTACCCCTCCCGATTGGCACCCAAGATAACGACTATCTTGATGCCTTTTTGCCTTTACTCGACCTTGCACTGGCTCAGCACCGCCCCGACATGGTGATCTATGACGCTGGCGTCGACGTTCATAAAGACGATGCATTGGGGTATTTGTCACTCAGCACTGAGGGCATTTTTCAACGCGACACAGGCGTGCTATCACGGTGTGCCGCCCACCAGATCCCCGTCGCTGCGGTCATTGGAGGTGGTTATCATGACACCCACGACCAGCTGATCCCGCTGCACGAACAACTCATCCAAGCCGCGATCACCCACTTTCCCGACTTTTCAGCCAGCCTGGAGGCATCATGA
- a CDS encoding porin: MKKTILAMAVPALLAAGSASASINLYDAEGVKVDASGAAEVQYFQAIGENKDGEWRLDDGDFAVNTEVAVSEDLAAIGHFAFKFEDSTTKNDELYVGFKGSDWGTLTFGRQLLINDDMGITKDYELSSASNGTLRTEGDQVAKYVYDNGTFYAGLSTLQNSDGEESTDEYKIYDGRLGYRVADVDMRVYYYYADDAGVNGDGDDFVYASKGDVENYNFEVEYAGIENVSLAAAYGVNTVDTGSSDEEADFFSVAADYTHGKTTYAIGVDNKDVDSGDDVTGYYANVTYALHNNAKVYAEVGDNDADNNDWGYVAGMEVKF, encoded by the coding sequence ATGAAAAAGACTATTCTAGCAATGGCAGTACCAGCTCTGCTGGCTGCTGGCTCAGCATCAGCAAGCATCAACCTGTATGACGCAGAAGGCGTTAAAGTAGACGCGTCTGGTGCAGCCGAAGTGCAATACTTCCAAGCTATCGGTGAAAACAAAGATGGCGAGTGGCGCCTAGATGACGGTGACTTCGCTGTTAACACCGAAGTTGCTGTTTCTGAAGACTTGGCTGCAATCGGTCACTTCGCATTTAAATTCGAAGACAGCACCACTAAAAACGATGAGCTTTACGTTGGTTTCAAAGGCAGTGACTGGGGTACGCTTACTTTCGGTCGTCAACTGCTGATCAACGATGACATGGGCATCACCAAAGACTACGAGTTGTCATCAGCTTCTAACGGTACTCTTCGCACTGAAGGTGACCAAGTTGCTAAATACGTTTACGACAACGGTACATTCTACGCAGGCCTATCTACGCTGCAAAACAGCGATGGTGAAGAGTCAACCGACGAGTACAAAATCTACGACGGCCGTCTTGGCTATCGTGTAGCTGATGTCGACATGCGTGTGTACTACTATTATGCGGATGACGCAGGTGTGAACGGAGACGGCGACGACTTCGTCTATGCTTCGAAAGGTGATGTAGAGAACTACAACTTTGAAGTTGAGTATGCTGGCATCGAAAACGTAAGTCTTGCCGCTGCCTATGGTGTTAATACTGTTGACACTGGCTCAAGCGACGAAGAAGCTGATTTCTTCTCTGTAGCTGCTGATTACACGCACGGTAAAACAACTTATGCTATCGGTGTTGACAACAAAGACGTTGACAGCGGTGATGACGTAACAGGTTATTACGCGAACGTAACTTATGCACTGCACAACAATGCAAAAGTATACGCAGAAGTTGGTGACAACGACGCTGATAACAACGATTGGGGTTATGTAGCAGGTATGGAAGTTAAGTTCTAA
- the dinG gene encoding ATP-dependent DNA helicase DinG yields MLSPAVKSDIRACYQTLQDQLPHFIPRKAQNYLVAELAKTLAGDYEPKRRLLVAEAGTGVGKSMAYLMGAIPFALNNNKKVVISTATVALQEQLANKDIPFFHRICPKPFDFILAKGRKRYCCIHKLSAVADTESIQGALFTQKPKRSEQLLLNDLYAALSRGKWDGDRDSWPKPIADHLWQAIASDKHTCHAGLPAHRGCPFAKAREAMDKADVVVVNHSLLLADLELGGGVILPEPEQCLYMIDEAHHLPTVARDFSAASASLLGVISWLEKLNQATTKLGNTADIKRAHRFVDSLLDAIQTLIPGLRDVKQQLSQLPLNDDGCYRFADGELPDALISPSEQLKTASKKAHQALGKIHDLINERLKENDISAKLADPALAETAFFLQRLENLEKVWTLMAQPNSNKGAPLARWLQACREREGDLWVHVSPLEVGWRLDQMLWSRAAGVGLFSATLRALNRFSYFCRQVGLSETDGSRYLALPSPFDYANKARLVIPTMPCEPQASAFTDALNEKILEHLEGERASLVLFASYWQMKQVTQAIESTCKQRGWQLLCQGSQSRTALLKAHQQAVNDDKTSIIFGTGSFSEGLDLPGNLLTNLIITKIPFAVPTSPVEEAHAEYIERCGGNPFLQIAVPEASKKLVQSVGRLLRKEEDSGKVVLLDRRIITRRYGQSLLDSLPPFKRVIEP; encoded by the coding sequence ATGCTCAGCCCTGCCGTAAAATCAGACATTCGCGCGTGCTACCAAACGCTACAAGATCAACTTCCCCACTTTATTCCCCGTAAAGCTCAGAACTATTTGGTGGCAGAGCTCGCGAAAACCCTGGCCGGTGATTACGAGCCTAAACGCCGATTATTAGTGGCAGAAGCAGGTACTGGGGTCGGTAAGTCGATGGCCTATCTGATGGGAGCGATCCCATTTGCACTCAACAACAATAAAAAAGTGGTGATTTCCACCGCGACAGTGGCGTTGCAAGAGCAGCTTGCCAATAAAGATATCCCGTTTTTTCATCGCATTTGCCCAAAGCCGTTTGATTTTATCTTGGCCAAGGGTCGCAAACGCTATTGCTGTATACATAAGCTAAGCGCGGTCGCGGATACGGAAAGCATTCAAGGCGCGCTATTTACCCAAAAACCCAAGCGCAGCGAACAATTGTTACTCAACGATCTCTACGCTGCACTGAGTCGGGGCAAGTGGGATGGTGACAGAGACAGTTGGCCAAAGCCCATTGCTGATCATCTTTGGCAGGCTATCGCCTCTGATAAGCACACTTGTCACGCTGGTTTGCCCGCCCACCGTGGTTGCCCGTTTGCTAAAGCACGCGAAGCGATGGATAAAGCGGATGTAGTGGTGGTGAACCATAGCCTACTGCTGGCCGATTTAGAGCTCGGTGGCGGGGTGATCTTGCCCGAGCCAGAACAATGCCTGTATATGATTGACGAGGCACACCACTTGCCCACTGTCGCGCGAGACTTTTCTGCCGCCAGTGCCAGCCTGTTGGGTGTGATCAGCTGGTTAGAAAAGCTCAATCAAGCGACGACCAAGTTGGGGAATACCGCTGATATTAAGCGTGCACATCGGTTTGTCGATAGCTTGCTAGACGCGATTCAAACCTTAATCCCAGGCTTACGCGACGTGAAGCAACAGCTCAGTCAATTGCCGCTCAACGATGATGGTTGCTACCGCTTTGCCGATGGCGAGCTCCCCGATGCGCTTATCTCGCCCAGTGAACAACTCAAAACCGCGAGTAAAAAAGCCCATCAAGCATTGGGGAAAATTCATGATTTGATCAATGAGCGTCTGAAAGAAAATGACATTTCGGCAAAACTGGCTGATCCGGCACTCGCGGAAACGGCTTTTTTCCTGCAACGGTTAGAGAACCTGGAAAAAGTATGGACCTTGATGGCCCAGCCTAATTCGAACAAAGGTGCCCCTTTGGCGCGTTGGTTGCAGGCGTGTCGCGAGCGCGAAGGCGATCTTTGGGTGCATGTCTCTCCTTTGGAAGTCGGTTGGCGCCTAGACCAAATGCTCTGGTCTCGCGCAGCCGGAGTGGGCCTTTTTTCCGCCACTTTGCGTGCTCTAAATCGGTTCAGCTATTTCTGCCGTCAGGTTGGTTTGAGCGAAACCGATGGCTCGCGTTATCTAGCCTTACCCTCACCGTTTGATTACGCCAATAAAGCGCGCTTGGTGATCCCGACGATGCCTTGTGAGCCCCAAGCCAGTGCCTTTACAGATGCATTAAACGAGAAAATACTTGAACACCTAGAAGGTGAACGTGCCTCTTTGGTGCTCTTTGCCTCCTACTGGCAAATGAAACAAGTGACACAAGCAATTGAAAGCACTTGCAAGCAACGGGGCTGGCAATTGCTTTGCCAAGGTAGCCAGTCGCGTACCGCGTTACTCAAAGCGCATCAACAAGCCGTTAATGATGATAAAACCAGCATCATTTTTGGCACTGGCAGCTTTTCCGAAGGCTTAGATTTACCGGGTAACTTATTGACCAACCTCATTATTACTAAGATCCCCTTTGCGGTGCCAACCTCGCCGGTTGAAGAAGCGCACGCTGAATATATCGAGCGCTGTGGTGGCAACCCGTTTTTACAAATTGCCGTGCCAGAAGCAAGTAAAAAGCTGGTGCAATCAGTGGGGCGACTACTGCGCAAAGAAGAGGATTCTGGTAAAGTAGTGCTTCTTGACCGGCGCATTATCACCCGTAGATATGGCCAATCCTTACTCGACTCGCTACCACCCTTTAAACGCGTGATCGAACCTTAA
- a CDS encoding YbaN family protein translates to MQQAPTAAWRWLWNGLGWLWVALGAAGAFLPVLPTTPFLLLASGCFMRGSPRIANWLHAHPTFGPILTDWYQKRAISRKVKRRATVMIVASFSFSIYIVGAMWLKGLLVMCLIVLLCWFLRLPETESVAGSAENS, encoded by the coding sequence ATGCAGCAAGCACCGACAGCCGCTTGGCGTTGGTTATGGAACGGATTAGGGTGGTTATGGGTCGCGCTGGGTGCGGCAGGGGCTTTTTTGCCTGTACTCCCTACCACGCCATTTTTGCTGCTCGCCAGTGGCTGCTTTATGCGTGGCTCTCCCCGCATCGCTAACTGGCTCCACGCCCATCCCACGTTTGGACCCATACTGACCGATTGGTACCAAAAGCGCGCAATTAGTCGCAAAGTTAAGCGGCGCGCGACGGTCATGATTGTGGCAAGTTTCAGTTTCTCCATTTATATCGTCGGTGCAATGTGGCTTAAAGGGCTACTCGTCATGTGTTTAATTGTGCTCTTGTGCTGGTTTCTCCGCCTACCTGAAACGGAATCTGTTGCTGGCTCGGCCGAAAATTCATAA
- a CDS encoding sulfite exporter TauE/SafE family protein yields MLELIDLSTLVILGLTAFVAGFIDAVAGGGGMLTVPALLSLGLPPHVALGTNKLAATFASSTAAFTYYKKRLFSPLFWQHAFWGTLIGATAGTLLVDVLSTEWLEKAIPIVVLVAAVYTIWHPHPKGDNNQLPTRCPKLPIKQWSQGLSLGFYDGVAGPGTGAFWTVSTMSLYRMNILLSSGLAKAMNFTSNFTSLVAFALLGHVSWALGLTMGACLMLGAFIGAHSAIRFGSRFIRPIFITAVVILAGKLAVDAWF; encoded by the coding sequence ATGCTGGAACTGATTGACCTCTCTACTTTAGTTATTCTGGGGCTGACTGCTTTTGTCGCTGGATTTATTGATGCGGTCGCTGGCGGCGGCGGCATGCTCACTGTGCCTGCTCTATTATCACTCGGCCTGCCGCCGCATGTTGCCTTGGGGACTAATAAGCTGGCCGCGACCTTTGCGTCGAGCACCGCTGCCTTCACCTACTATAAAAAGCGCCTATTTTCTCCCTTGTTTTGGCAACATGCATTTTGGGGCACCTTAATTGGCGCCACGGCCGGCACCCTGCTGGTGGACGTTTTGAGCACCGAGTGGCTCGAAAAAGCGATACCGATCGTGGTATTGGTGGCCGCGGTGTATACCATCTGGCACCCACACCCAAAGGGGGATAACAACCAACTACCCACACGTTGCCCCAAATTGCCGATAAAACAATGGAGTCAGGGTTTATCTCTTGGCTTTTACGACGGGGTGGCAGGTCCAGGAACCGGTGCGTTTTGGACCGTGTCGACCATGTCGCTCTATCGGATGAATATCTTGCTATCCTCTGGGTTGGCAAAGGCGATGAACTTTACCAGTAACTTCACCTCACTGGTGGCGTTCGCGCTATTAGGCCATGTGAGCTGGGCGCTGGGCTTAACCATGGGCGCGTGTCTTATGCTGGGCGCCTTTATTGGCGCGCACTCAGCAATCCGATTTGGCAGCCGCTTTATACGTCCGATTTTTATTACCGCCGTGGTTATTTTAGCGGGCAAACTTGCCGTTGATGCGTGGTTTTAG
- a CDS encoding DUF2496 domain-containing protein: MTDSHPSSSKALEEAPDDVKLAVDLIYLLESHEIDTDTALSAIDIVKRDLLTKKAASPNE; this comes from the coding sequence ATGACTGACTCACACCCTTCCTCGTCAAAAGCACTCGAAGAGGCACCCGACGACGTAAAACTCGCCGTTGATCTTATCTATTTACTTGAAAGCCATGAAATTGACACCGACACAGCCCTATCCGCAATCGATATCGTTAAACGTGACCTGCTGACAAAGAAAGCCGCGTCACCCAACGAATAA
- a CDS encoding DksA protein: protein MDTTTLAQLGRELNRERTELVATLTTRLREDWDKHCENLTISDLIKESQGVPGAIRCLGERLEKVDAALCAMDLEIYGLCADCESEIPLDDLIKDAAEQRCPQCRASNYYHHDPATRRATAGARKTV, encoded by the coding sequence ATGGATACGACAACCCTTGCCCAGCTTGGGCGTGAGCTTAACCGCGAGCGCACTGAACTGGTAGCAACATTAACCACGCGATTGCGTGAAGACTGGGACAAGCATTGCGAAAACCTCACCATTTCGGATCTGATTAAAGAGAGCCAAGGGGTACCTGGTGCCATCCGATGCCTCGGTGAACGTTTAGAAAAAGTCGATGCGGCTTTATGTGCCATGGATTTGGAGATTTATGGCTTGTGTGCCGATTGTGAAAGTGAGATTCCACTGGATGATTTAATTAAAGACGCCGCCGAGCAGCGCTGCCCGCAGTGTCGTGCGTCGAATTATTATCATCACGATCCAGCCACTCGCCGAGCCACAGCAGGAGCACGTAAAACCGTGTGA
- a CDS encoding DUF2057 domain-containing protein has product MRKVVGMGLVLSTLIAASVVNAAEITSARNIEFVVVDGKEISFENWAPQQTIELDNGTHQLVMRFDGEVKRGSQKVIYTSRPYLFELEVDGRNATINIDSKLRVKSQATSYFDGTPQWQAEFDNGDVMPLDAVELKGDGFAAYADMEALVAEYNRENGIIIDQGESKNLNDVLVEVDDQGQASIKGDALSQLKLWYTKASDQERKSFRRWIIDQD; this is encoded by the coding sequence ATGAGAAAAGTAGTAGGCATGGGCTTGGTGCTCAGCACTCTTATAGCAGCGAGTGTGGTTAATGCGGCAGAAATTACCTCAGCACGTAATATTGAATTTGTGGTGGTTGATGGCAAGGAAATCAGTTTTGAAAACTGGGCACCGCAGCAGACGATTGAGCTAGATAACGGTACCCACCAATTAGTGATGCGCTTTGACGGAGAAGTAAAGAGAGGGAGCCAAAAGGTGATCTATACCTCTCGCCCGTATCTGTTTGAACTAGAGGTCGATGGGCGTAATGCTACTATCAATATTGACTCGAAATTGCGGGTAAAAAGCCAAGCCACCAGTTATTTTGACGGCACCCCGCAATGGCAAGCCGAGTTCGACAATGGTGATGTGATGCCTTTAGACGCTGTCGAGTTAAAAGGTGATGGGTTTGCCGCCTATGCAGACATGGAAGCGCTGGTGGCGGAGTATAACCGTGAGAATGGCATCATTATCGACCAAGGTGAGAGCAAGAACCTCAACGATGTATTGGTTGAGGTGGACGATCAAGGCCAAGCCTCAATTAAGGGTGACGCTTTGTCGCAGTTGAAGCTTTGGTACACCAAAGCCAGTGATCAAGAGCGTAAGTCGTTCCGTCGTTGGATTATTGACCAAGATTAA
- the apt gene encoding adenine phosphoribosyltransferase, translating to MSIDSLNVIKQSIQTIPDYPKPGILFRDVTSLMEDPVAYQATIDALVAQYRDHGFTKVIGTESRGFLFGAPLALALGLPFVPVRKPGKLPRAVISENYQLEYGEDTLEIHRDAIDEGDKVLVIDDLLATGGTIEATVKLVRRLGGTVEHAGFVISLPDIGGEEKLAALGISVYSLCEFAGH from the coding sequence ATGAGCATCGACAGCTTGAATGTCATCAAACAAAGTATTCAAACCATCCCAGATTATCCCAAGCCTGGCATCTTATTTCGCGATGTGACCAGCTTGATGGAAGACCCAGTTGCGTACCAAGCGACGATTGATGCCTTGGTAGCACAATACCGTGATCATGGGTTTACCAAGGTGATTGGCACTGAATCGCGCGGCTTTCTATTTGGTGCGCCACTGGCGCTGGCGTTAGGGCTGCCATTTGTGCCGGTTCGCAAACCTGGCAAATTACCACGCGCGGTGATCAGCGAGAACTATCAGCTGGAATACGGCGAAGATACCTTAGAAATTCACCGTGATGCGATCGACGAGGGCGATAAAGTGCTCGTCATTGACGATCTGCTGGCGACAGGTGGCACCATAGAAGCCACCGTGAAGCTGGTGCGCCGTTTAGGCGGTACCGTAGAACACGCCGGCTTTGTGATAAGCTTGCCGGATATCGGCGGTGAAGAAAAACTGGCCGCGCTTGGGATCAGTGTTTATAGCTTGTGCGAGTTTGCAGGCCATTAA
- a CDS encoding primosomal replication protein, producing MKAQIDAMAQHLDQLAVQAAEVDRRRGEAKAPLFATPLFHCKGKLLTPCVNEAQALLEVMRRDHQQGVLTDARATHICETLLAQITALQRELATQPLRKQEQARRGPRRQSIGELYQDLAKHQDWERRLADKLRDANASVDMASSPAVRQQYQKQVLALEQRLARCTKARERIETTITYREKR from the coding sequence ATGAAAGCGCAAATCGATGCAATGGCTCAACATTTAGACCAACTTGCTGTTCAAGCGGCAGAGGTCGACCGGCGTCGCGGTGAAGCCAAAGCACCTTTATTTGCCACACCGCTTTTTCACTGCAAAGGTAAGCTGTTAACACCTTGTGTTAATGAAGCGCAAGCCTTATTGGAGGTGATGCGCCGCGACCATCAACAAGGCGTGCTAACGGATGCGCGTGCCACCCATATTTGCGAAACCTTATTAGCGCAAATCACTGCACTGCAACGTGAGCTTGCAACCCAACCTTTACGTAAGCAAGAACAGGCGCGGCGTGGCCCTCGTCGCCAGTCGATCGGTGAGCTTTATCAAGACTTGGCCAAACACCAAGATTGGGAAAGGCGTCTCGCCGACAAGCTCCGCGACGCCAACGCCAGCGTAGACATGGCCTCAAGTCCTGCTGTGCGGCAACAATACCAAAAACAGGTCCTAGCACTTGAGCAGCGCCTTGCACGGTGCACCAAAGCCCGAGAACGTATTGAAACCACTATTACTTACCGGGAAAAGCGATAA